One region of Paralichthys olivaceus isolate ysfri-2021 chromosome 12, ASM2471397v2, whole genome shotgun sequence genomic DNA includes:
- the mgaa gene encoding MAX dimerization protein MGA a isoform X1 — protein MACEKKQKGMVFHQEGTPTSATAPAGNYPPACLVVPKLGQTIEGRMERSTHVTSEEAEVIEANMYPLKEGISTPGGFPAVKYPTSFNPHPDNLSPDIICKGIRVTLDNNSMWNEFFRCKTEMILTKQGSRMFPYCRFRISGLQPFKKYCLVMDIQPLDNSRYKWTGKCWQVAGKAECQVKSKPFAHPESPSTGQHWMQNPVSFYKLKLTNTILEQEGNTILHPMHRYFPRLHVVQTDKVAKDIKLNGPCVVTFSFPQTEFMAVTAYQNSRFAQLKVDYNPFAKGLKEDGSCSLGLKLKLNSSKDLHKAGGTTTSEHHPVKESLKCLLASHKPRSSKVMDSKLPVSSDLLKNSTSNGDPSAAQVPEESLCSSSQPAQKLFSELIREAHVSLQRCNLEQLDINNSTSHRAELTNTKSSALESNREDVSKKDKTHSETSSVKNCETVLMSKRKFKEDRHLLNLHNCKDNSDYSEVTNAVTVPLVSQRTSVDSNHQPKPVSQSEVNIKQQKRPAPLPLPALALFLKQHLTKSKKSKNKPGSPSPVLSSESQSSAEDSTCLLSDHASNANAPLKDLTGYLKKSNNQASGHAIADIHPAGKAVEAAFQPSSPLCLDAVANIEPKVPRTDDHSISVSESPDSDIAISDGSPVPTNSDQLLCTLGTFSSTTISTLATSSASPVLSPPLDTVLYAQNSPQTLTVIESSTLPSDSSTIKSDSVLPDPECSSFGFESLSPASSPEPLPPLPASLAFELDSTTSETTLRALPPEESLQNVDSTPTVLKWHTVLPPPVPYIDTSYTTFQSTSQPLSLVSVSSPLLPSTSPTHTEPQTSTSMALVDPTLSFQQNEQSLPFPGELSPLALQLPLSPTFSSLDGDGLSPTPSIADLVNFFSTDDDLGMGVEFSNSEAVAVTCPPPTIVETNANKPSQLVQPCPAKKPCESKKFRRRKLANMDVDQKVDNATYTSMQPNLEEVEEQLFISFTSKEALKLHIADPPEETVTQPSHNQTTPQGPLLPPDDTPENAESLERISNCEKILLRDLKMMKHKQAIHPVLQEVGLKMNLLDPTLAIDLQYLGVHLPIPPPGASQEPVTLELPPSQGFVSRTGKTTDVTQIKGWRDKFTALEAPPTPSSATPEAGPSSDPPKKNLSAFCSDMLDEYLENEGKLIDERAASFSQPVVEPVVYELPARSTSYVRTLDSVLKKPTASSPTSDLISGFIPPSKRPKHSLKETKTSSKERKHKGPKKVRLRPEPAAASVSTPEPSPAEPNLVPKQPAVPTSAAPLLSEHTAPVTEPYKSMKHQKRKVRFNHTEPLTLSPQTPTLKRRRKLKPKSSCQTLSTPRSTAYLPHVSEDLPPLESDSELGAGANQGDEDRRPVMTRALLRQKDLEDGVVWQGRPRTSITKERAAIALTSLFTLMGFVSENPTAPVQLVRRRAPPCLNDFCRLGCICSSLSHCSRISHCGRPRCMFGCSCLKQKVVLLKNLDGSDSSPSHHGNTRRRRRRRMKMAYVLKEADSVSQPAERVRILWRRDARDSDPDPTTVPDIASLLRSSESRDNGGCARVRGYIGKRKSWKQTDIKKTMKPKSVRLKCVKQRDLTLKEEKTRAPSPPAATQPVSSVQPQSPPSEPTPKPSKRLIVIAECKWTTDTDRNHVLKRLCEAMALDQLDEPFWIREYLISPISQNVEESGRDCCIHYKVHITQPREEREKAVPPKPQPPGNQRTEKTQLEKEGHLRQVKGEAERLEAWQWEITEEEKPPEDWQREVEEGDIQEEEGSTLHQMDNGSERSTGKMKRNEKKKKMVSLALPFLTGISPAGFLSARRRLPGGTDHLVQVNGKLYPLAKIQLGKMGALHPANRLAAYLTGRVGSSRKQLGSSSSSSHSSKPPQTQSSDPTPQTNFLASANLIAPDTTPPQPQPSITVAPSSSVLNQSASCDQPTAGEPEGARTKVVAVKVYPNPVAGGSWVTPVASGSSTPSTGSAAVLGPGVKAVPLTGQRMVLQPVHTTSGVQYYRIPDGKLVQLLPISKLRAVNTTLRVPRGRAPPSVLPPGPGVTVENQPQTSVPTPSPLSGLQSFSVTPRPTPLVPGSGFLSQKTTCTFKILPSNSNKEPIFISCSKLPTLPPTPVVTTPSPLTLLKRTRQPPANLLNLVSLKTSEGQGAELRGKTVTVSVDSVIAGGLSASQKPTTSLTPPPPSGSEVTPLSLSHPLAEPELASDLVDLDIICVDDEMGLVTTGTQLTEGVDLAGSSSEETENSSDFGDESCSEEEKETTMNQRHVHNMLERRRRVKMLQMFRGLRREVGLRDDRTSKISTLNKAEQVIQELRLSEAHLKEKKSRLMKRRDLLLSIIAPTGKQTQTVLKKLEDQERHPAANQLRVPVGGGASEPDLSTEDTSNDDIIIISSNVQPQTLQVPPTTAPPSTKPAPTPVPTPAPTPAPTPAPTPAPSPTPAPTPAPTPAPTPAPAPTPAPTPAPTPAPTPAPTPVHMSQMVLQMSQSHLAPPAVSHSAPVVRDRPKTMPNILSRSKRPVSSSSSLLTTTEASSVQALVPADVLSLIGAALPGQQILSLSPLMKGPMVLQTTAATPGVASVTLNIPGLTNQQVHLSSLPRPPTESRTFSEASNLLHPPQPPLVVSAGPDLPSDQIIDQAPSSTLCPELSVDCEAEVGAEGPLGAGPETRANDDTESLTSLNEIVSVNQRTVSTETTAGVSYEVDHAVGGAKEQGHTQSLELDCDNSVSVETEHGGLQGQTEMTQTGPTNRNTTSGALAPPPLLQMKVGGSKVADSASSDRATAGVGRGEGAMAWRPMPRLVPLGLKGNPPS, from the exons ATGGCTTGCGAGAAGAAGCAGAAAGGCATGGTGTTTCATCAAGAAGGGACACCCACCTCTGCAACAGCACCTGCAGGAAACTATCCACCTGCATGCTTGGTTGTTCCCAAACTAGGGCAAACAATTGAAGGCAGGATGGAACGAAGCACCCATGTAACCAGCGAAGAGGCGGAAGTGATTGAAGCCAACATGTACCCATTGAAGGAAGGCATCAGTACTCCTGGTGGTTTTCCTGCTGTGAAATATCCCACCAGCTTTAATCCTCATCCAGACAACCTGTCACCTGATATCATCTGCAAAGGCATCAGAGTGACGCTGGACAACAACAGCATGTGGAACGAGTTTTTCAGATGCAAAACTGAGATGATTCTGACTAAACAAGGCAGCAGGATGTTCCCTTACTGCCGCTTTCGTATCTCTGGCTTGCAGCCATTTAAGAAGTACTGTCTAGTCATGGACATTCAACCTTTAGACAACAGTCGTTACAAGTGGACTGGCAAGTGCTGGCAAGTTGCAGGGAAAGCAGAGTGTCAAGTTAAGAGTAAACCATTCGCTCATCCAGAGTCCCCATCAACAGGTCAACACTGGATGCAAAATCCAGTGTCCTTTTACAAACTGAAGCTCACAAACACCATCTTAGAGCAAGAGGGAAACACCATCCTGCATCCCATGCACCGCTACTTTCCACGACTGCACGTAGTCCAAACTGACAAAGTGGCAAAAGACATAAAGCTAAATGGTCCTTGTGTTGTCACATTCAGTTTCCCTCAGACTGAATTCATGGCAGTCACAGCTTACCAGAACTCACGTTTTGCTCAGCTCAAAGTTGACTATAACCCATTTGCTAAAGGACTGAAGGAGGATGGGTCCTGTTCATTGGGCCTAAAACTGAAATTGAACTCCAGCAAAGACTTGCACAAAGCTGGAGGCACAACAACCAGTGAACATCATCCTGTAAAAGAGAGTTTGAAGTGTTTGCTTGCAAGCCATAAACCAAGAAGCTCAAAAGTAATGGATTCAAAACTTCCGGTGTCAAGTGACCTCCTAAAGAATTCAACCTCAAACGGAGATCCGTCAGCTGCCCAGGTTCCAGAGGAAAGTTTGTG CAGCAGTTCACAACCAGCTCAGAAGTTATTTTCTGAACTTATTCGGGAGGCTCACGTTTCACTGCAACGATGTAACCTGGAGCAGCTGGACATCAATAACAGCACCTCTCACAGAGCTGAGCTGACAAACACTAAATCCTCAGCTTTGGAAAGTAACAGAGAAGATGTCTCcaagaaagacaaaacacacagtgaaacatcgAGTGTAAAGAACTGTGAAACTGTGTTAATGTCAAAGAGGAAATTCAAAGAGGATAGGCACCTTTTGAATTTACACAACTGCAAGGACAATTCAGATTATTCTGAGGTCACGAATGCTGTTACTGTTCCACTGGTGTCCCAGAGAACCTCTGTTGACTCAAACCACCAGCCTAAACCTGTATCTCAATCAGAGGTGAATATAAAGCAGCAAAAACGACCGGCACCTCTACCTCTACCAGCCCTTGCTCTTTTTTTGAAGCAGCATTTGACAAAGTCTAAAAAGTCCAAGAATAAGCCAGGTTCTCCTTCCCCGGTTCTTTCATCTGAATCACAGAGTTCTGCTGAGGATTCTACATGTCTACTCTCTGATCATGCCAGCAATGCTAATGCTCCCTTGAAGGATCTTACTGGCTATCTAAAAAAATCTAACAACCAGGCCTCCGGACATGCTATTGCAGACATACATCCAGCTGGAAAAGCAGTTGAAGCAGCCTTTCAGCCATCTAGTCCATTATGTTTAGATGCTGTAGCCAATATAGAGCCAAAGGTACCAAGGACCGATGATCACTCCATTTCAGTTTCCGAAAGCCCAGACTCAGACATAGCCATATCAGATGGCAGTCCAGTGCCAACCAACTCAGATCAGCTATTGTGTACCCTTGGGACATTTTCATCCACCACTATTTCAACTCTTGCTACCTCTTCTGCATCTCCTGTGTTGTCACCGCCCCTTGACACAGTGTTATATGCCCAGAACTCACCACAAACACTAACCGTTATAGAGTCTTCCACACTACCCTCTGACTCCTCAACCATAAAGTCTGATTCTGTGCTCCCTGACCCTGAATGTTCTTCTTTTGGCTTTGAGTCTCTGTCACCTGCTAGCTCTCCAGAACCTTTACCTCCCTTGCCTGCCTCGTTAGCTTTTGAACTGGACTCCACTACCTCTGAAACAACTCTGAGAGCACTACCCCCTGAAGAGTCATTGCAAAATGTAGACTCTACTCCAACTGTGTTAAAATGGCATACAGTGTTACCTCCACCTGTGCCGTACATAGACACTTCATACACAACATTTCAGTCCACATCACAGCCACTTTCTTTAGTATCTGTCTCATCACCTTTGTTGCCTTCTACGTCTCCCACCCACACAGAACCACAAACCTCTACATCTATGGCTTTGGTTGATCCTACTTTATCATTTCAACAGAACGAACAATCACTGCCCTTTCCAGGAGAACTGTCCCCCCTTGCACTCCAGTTGCCGCTGTCGCCAACCTTTTCTTCATTAGATGGAGATGGATTATCACCTACGCCTTCAATCGCAGACCTTGTAAACTTTTTCTCCACCGATGATGACCTTGGGATGGGGGTGGAGTTTTCAAATTCTGAGGCAGTGGCGGTTACCTGCCCACCTCCAACTATAGTAgagacaaatgcaaataaacctTCTCAGCTAGTCCAACCTTGCCCAGCCAAGAAACCCTGTGAGAGCAAGAAGTTCAGACGGCGAAAGCTTGCCAACATGGATGTGGATCAGAAGGTTGATAACGCCACCTACACTAGCATGCAGCCTAacctggaggaagtggaggagcaGTTATTTATCTCATTCACGTCAAAG GAGGCCCTTAAACTTCACATTGCAGACCCCCCTGAGGAAACGGTCACGCAACCTTCACACAACCAGACGACACCTCAAGGTCCCCTGCTACCACCTGATGACACACCTGAGAACG CAGAGAGTTTGGAGAGGATCAGTAACTGTGAGAAGATTCTCCTGAGAGACCTGAAgatgatgaaacacaaacaggccaTTCACCCTGTGCTACAGGAAG TGGGTCTGAAGATGAACCTGCTGGATCCTACTCTGGCCATAGACCTGCAGTACCTGGGAGTCCATCTGCCCATCCCCCCCCCTGGAGCGTCTCAAGAGCCTGTGACCCTGGAGCTGCCTCCATCTCAGG GGTTTGTGTCCAGAACAGGAAAAACCACCGACGTCACTCAGATTAAAGGTTGGAGAGATAAATTCACTGCATTGGAGGCTCCACCCACTCCTTCATCAGCCACACCTGAAG CTGGACCCAGTTCAGATCCACCTAAGAAGAACCTGTCAGCATTCTGCAGCGACATGTTGGACGAGTATCTGGAGAATGAAGGAAAGCTGATCGACGAGCGAGCTGCAAGCTTCTCTCAGCCTGTGGTGGAGCCGGTGGTGTATGAGCTTCCCGCCAGGAGCACCAGCTATGTCCGAACTCTGGACAGCGTACTGAAAAAACCTACTGCCAGCTCCCCCACCTCAGACCTCATATCTGGATTCATCCCCCCCTCCAAAAGACCAAAACACTCTCTCAAAGAGACAAAGACTTCCAGCaaagaaaggaaacacaaaggTCCTAAAAAGGTCAGACTCAGACCAGAACCggcagctgcttcagtttcaacACCTGAACCAAGTCCAGCTGAACCAAACCTGGTCCCTAAACAGCCTGCAGTCCCGACCTCAGCAGCACCGCTGCTATCGGAGCATACAGCACCTGTCACTGAACCTTACAAATCCATGAAACACCAGAAGCGGAAGGTCAGATTCAACCACACAGAACCCTTAACTCTGTCCCCTCAGACCCCCACCCTTAAGAGGAGAAGGAAACTCAAACCCAAGTCCTCGTGCCAGACTCTCAGCACCCCCAGGTCCACGGCCTACCTGCCGCATGTCTCAGAGGACCTGCCTCCTCTAGAGTCGGACTCTGAGCTGGGGGCTGGTGCCAATCAGGGTGATGAGGACAGGAGACCTGTTATGACCCGGGCTCTTTTAAGACAGAAGGACCTGGAGGACGGAGTGGTGTGGCAGGGCCGACCCAGGACCAGCATCACCAAAGAGCGGGCCGCCATCGCCCTGACATCACTGTTCACACTAATG ggTTTTGTCAGCGAGAACCCCACCGCTCCCGTCCAGCTGGTCCGCAGACGTGCGCCGCCCTGCCTGAATGACTTCTGTAGGCTGGGCTGTATCTGCTCCAGTCTGTCCCACTGCTCAAGGATCAGTCACTGTGGCCGACCTCGCTGCATGTTCggctgcagctgcctcaaacAGAAGGTCGTCCTCCTCAAGAACCTCGACGGCTCAGACTCCAGCCCCTCCCACCACGGAAATacccggaggaggaggaggagaaggatgaAGATGGCTTACG tTCTGAAGGAGGCGGACAGCGTTTCCCAGCCTGCTGAGCGGGTCAGGATTCTGTGGAGGAGGGATGCTAGAGACTCAGATCCAGATCCGACAACCGTCCCCGACATAGCATCTCTGCTCCGCAGCTCT GAGAGCAGAGATAATGGCGGCTGTGCCAGAGTCAGAGGTTACATAGGAAAGAGGAAGAGCTGGAAACAAACG GACATCAAGAAAACTATGAAGCCTAAATCTGTTCGActgaaatgtgtgaaacagaGAGACCTGACCCTAAAGGAAGAAAAGACCAGAGCCCCCAGTCCTCCTGCTG CAACTCAGCCAGTTTCCTCCGTCCAGCCTCAGAGTCCTCCCTCAGAGCCTACCCCCAAACCGTCGAAGCGTCTAATCGTCATTGCGGAGTGTAAGTGGACAACCGATACAGACCGCAACCACGTGTTGAAGAGGCTGTGCGAGGCAATGGCTCTAGACCAACTGGATGAACCTTTCTGGATCAGGGAGTATCTCATCAGTCCCATCAGTCAGAATGTAGAGGAGAGCGGCAGAGACTGCTGCATCCATTATAAAGTCCACATCACCCAACCCAGAGAAGAGCGTGAGAAAGCAGTGCCACCAAAACCACAACCACCAGGAAaccagaggacagaaaaaacacaactagAAAAAGAG GGCCACCTGAGACAGGTGAAAGGGGAGGCGGAGCGTCTGGAGGCTTGGCAGTGGGAGATcacggaggaggagaagcctCCGGAAGACTGGCAGCGGGAGGTGGAGGAAGGTGACATCCAGGAGGAGGAAGGCTCAACACTTCACCAGATGGACAATGGGAGCGAGAGGAGTACAGGGAAAATGAAACGAAacgaaaaaaagaagaagatggtCAGCTTGGCTCTACCTTTCCTAACAGGAATCTCCCCTGCCGGATTCCTCTCAGCCAGAAGAAGACTACCAGGAGGGACCGACCACCTGGTCCAG GTCAATGGGAAACTCTATCCTTTGGCTAAGATCCAGTTAGGGAAGATGGGGGCGCTCCATCCAGCAAACCGTCTGGCAGCTTATCTGACCGGCCGGGTGGGGTCCAGCAGGAAGCAACTaggttcttcttcatcctcttcccaCTCTTCAAAACCTCCTCAGACCCAGAGTTCAGACCCGACCCCCCAAACTAACTTCTTGGCTTCAGCAAACCTCATTGCTCCTGACACCACCCCACCCCAACCACAGCCATCAATCACAGTAGCACCCTCTTCTTCAG TGCTCAACCAATCAGCTTCCTGCGACCAGCCCACAGCTGGAGAACCTGAGGGGGCGAGGACGAAGGTTGTTGCTGTGAAGGTGTACCCGAACCCTGTGGCAGGGGGAAGTTGGGTGACACCAGTAGCTTCTGGCAGCTCCACTCCCTCTACAG GCTCAGCAGCGGTCCTGGGTCCTGGTGTAAAGGCCGTCCCTCTCACTGGTCAGAGGATGGTCCTGCAGCCTGTTCATACAACATCAGGAGTGCAGTATTACCGTATACCAGATGGTAAGCTGGTCCAACTACTTCCCATCAGCAAGCTGAGAGCAGTCAACACAACTCTGCGTGTTCCCAGAG GTCGTGCTCCCCCCTCAGTCCTCCCCCCTGGACCAGGTGTCACTGTTGAAAACCAACCACAGACCTCAgtccccaccccctcccccctgtcTGGCCTCCAGTCTTTCTCTGTGACCCCCCGTCCCACCCCCCTCGTCCCGGGCTCTGGTTTCCTGTCTCAGAAGACGACGTGCACCTTTAAAATCCTTCCTTCCAACTCCAACAAGGAACCAATCTTTATCAGCTGTTCTAAACTCCCAACCCTGCCCCCTACCCCGGTGGTGACGACTCCCAGCCCCTTAACCCTTCTAAAGCGCACCCGTCAACCCCCTGCCAACTTGTTGAACCTGGTCTCCCTCAAAACCTCTGAAGGTCAGGGGGCGGAGCTACGGGGGAAAACAGTGACGGTGTCAGTGGACTCTGTGATTGCAGGTGGGCTGTCGGCCTCCCAGAAACCCACCACTTCCCTGACCCCACCCCCTCCttcagggtcagaggtcacacctTTATCCCTATCACACCCCCTTGCTGAGCCTGAGCTGGCCTCTGACCTTGTGGACCTGGACATAATCTGCGTGGACGATGAGATGGGGCTTGTTACCACAGGGACGCAGTTGACTGAGGGGGTGGACCTGGCAGGGTCTTCAAGCGAAGAGACAGAAAACTCGTCAGACTTCGGAGATGAGTCGTGCAgcgaagaagagaaggagacaacAATGAACCAG CGACATGTTCACAACATGTTGGAGAGGAGGCGTCGAgtgaagatgctgcagatgtttcgAGGTCTGAGGAGGGAGGTGGGACTGAGAGACGACAGAACTTCTAAAATCTCCACACTGAACAAG GCGGAGCAGGTGATCCAGGAGCTGAGGTTGTCAGAAGCACatctgaaagagaagaagagcaggctgatgaagaggagggacctcctcctctccatcatcGCTCCAACAG gtaaacaaacacagacagtccTGAAGAAGCTGGAAGACCAGGAGAGACACCCAGCAGCCAATCAGTTGCGAGTACCAGTAGGGGGTGGGGCCTCTGAGCCTGATCTCTCTACAGAAGACACGAGTAATGACGACATCATAATCATCTCGTCCAACGTACAGCCGCAGACTCTACAAGTTCCTCCCACCACTGCCCCGCCCTCTACAAAACCAGCCCCGACACCCGTCCCGACACCAGCCCCGACACCGGCCCCGACACCGGCCCCGACACCGGCCCCGTCCCCGACACCGGCGCCGACACCTGCCCCGACACCGGCCCCGACACCGGCCCCAGCCCCGACACCTGCACCGACACCGGCCCCGACACCTGCCCCGACACCGGCCCCGACACCCGTCCACATGTCTCAGATGGTCCTGCAGATGTCCCAGTCCCACCTGGCTCCTCCTGCTGTATCCCATAGCGCACCTGTGGTCCGAGACCGGCCAAAGACGATGCCGAACATCTTGTCTCGCAGTAAAAGACcagtttcatcatcatcatctttgcTCACAACTACAGAGG CTTCATCTGTTCAGGCGCTGGTACCAGCTGACGTTCTGTCTCTGATTGGTGCAGCGTTGCCAGGACAACAGATACTGTCCCTGAGTCCGTTGATGAAGGGACCGATGGTTCTGCAGACGACAGCTGCAACACCAG GCGTGGCCTCTGTCACCCTCAACATCCCCGGTCTGACCAATCAGCAGGTCCATCTCAGCTCACTGCCCCGCCCCCCAACTG AATCCAGAACCTTCTCAGAGGCTTCAAACCTGCTGCACCCGCCTCAACCTCCCCTGGTGGTCTCTGCTGGACCAGATCTCCCCTCAGACCAGATCATAGACCAGGCCCCATCCTCCACCCTGTGCCCAGAACTGAGTGTTGATTGTGAGGCAGAGGTTGGGGCTGAGGGGCCTCTGGGTGCGGGGCCTGAGACCCGAGCCAACGATGACACTGAGAGTCTGACGTCCCTCAATGAGATCGTCTCAGTCAACCAGCGGACCGTCTCCACAGAGACGACAGCAGGGGTCTCGTATGAGGTGGACCACGCAGTGGGTGGGGCCAAGGAGCAGGGCCACACTCAAAGCTTGGAGCTGGACTGTGACAACAGTGTTTCCGTGGAGACAGAGCATGGAGGGCTCCAGGGACAAACGGAGATGACGCAGACTGGACCGACCAATAGGAACACTACAAGTGGTGCCCTGGCACCACCCCCTCTGCTGCAAATGAAGGTGGGCGGGTCTAAGGTGGCAGACTCTGCCAGCAGTGACAGAGCAACAGCGGgagtggggaggggggagggagcgATGGCCTGGAGGCCGATGCCGCGGCTGGTTCCTCTGGGCCTAAAAGGAAACCCGCCCAGCTGA